The genomic interval ACGCAACGAGAAGATCTGCTCCGAGAGTTCCTGACGTTGAGGGAGCCCATGACCCAAGCGGTGGACCGTCTCAGGGGGAACTTGGTGGAAAACCAGAGGCTCCTCACCCTGGCTCGAATGGACCATGAAGATGTTCTGGAGAAAATGCAGGAAGTGAAGAGGAAACTCTTCAAGGCGGCCAGAGACGGAATCCGTTGCCAGGTGACCCTGGCTGAACTTGAGTACCAGGTGGCTCAAGACGCCCTAACAGAGGTCAGATAAAAGTTTTAGCTAGCGGGGGGTGTCGTAGCCTGTTCTGTATGTGATGGAGATTGTGGGATTTGCAATTTTCAGGCCTTATCGGTGAGCTAGAAGAAGTTTTAGCTTCTTTTACGGGGGCTTtaactaacttttttttattttaataagctGCTATGTGAtggttttatatttatttcatttaaaataaagcattggggaacgcccacttttttccagcaattctggttgtgacatcacaaccccAAATTGAAGATCGTGTTTACTGCGCTAGCAAATTGATTTTGACAGAAAGGTCAGTGAGGTCATAGATTTGTTTGTGGGCGGGGcaaaagcatctgaaaaaggaaaacaaaatgctgttttggcccgaatataagacgacccacCTCttggaaaaaagtatttttgaacaccaaattcaatttctaTACAAACATAATGACATTACATCTGAACCAAATGATTATAACACCTAATTTGTATCTACATTTTTGGGATGGATTTGAATGCCCCAAACTTTGTCTGCTTTTAATTTAAAGTCACATACAGAAGTATTTCCTAGCACGTATAACTGTCAAATACAAATTCTGCTTTTCTAAAACCCTTACAGGCGtctaattggctgccactgaaagCATTCgatgttcaattcattttgactaggaggtgCTAATGAACATACATTCGTTCATTTCcccctcccagccaaaatggattgtacgtctagcaccgtcaacaTAACCGTTTCTCCACAGCAATTATATTTAACAGGCTATTTTCATGACATTTCTTGTAGGAGGAGCTTAAATCCCAAATCCAAGATCTAACCGAGGAGTTGCTTCATCTCCAGGAGTCCCACCGAAACCGCCTCCACTCTTTGAGGGATCGAACCGTCGAGCCTTTCCGACCGAGAGCCGCGAGCGACGTGGGTCTGTGCCGTCAAGCCTCCGTCCGTCTCCAACGCCGCCTCAGCGTCAACGTTCAAAATCTGGAGAGCTGGTACGAGCCCCGACTCATAGCGCTACTGAAGAGGAGGCAGTTCGGCGAGAAGGCCTTGCGCGCTAGTAGTGAACAGGGACTGAGCTTCAGGGCCCAATTAGAGCCCCTTAGACAGGAAGTCCAAAGACTAGAGGAGAACAAGGGCCAACTGGAGTTAAGGATCAACCTGAAGGAGCAGGAAAGGGAGGAGCTTATTGCCCAGCACAAGGTAAGACAGGTGAAAAATGAGAATGGATGCTTGATAGAGTTCAATTTTTTGGTTTCTTCTCCAAGCAGGAGGCCGAGGAAGAACTGAAACAGGAGCTGGGAAAACTAGCACTGGACattgagattaaaaaaagacagaaaaaagatTTGGAGGCCCTCACAAATGATATTTTAGAAGAAATGGCTCATCTCAAGTCATTTTTGACTTTTCTGTAGAAAACAGGTGACATAAGAATttggttaaacaaaaaaaagatggtggAGATCCACATTGAAATGACAAAGCAGAGGAATTAAGTCCAAATATTTATTAGGAATATACTTAGGTACACAAGAGTTCAGATGCAGcacaagaaaagaaagaaaaaaaaaacagaaaatgaagacGAAAAAGATTTTCAAGGAGATGCAAGCAAGACAGGCATGAAAATTCCTACTACTTCTTCTGCACAAATAAAGTGGAAACCTTCGTATGTACATTTGTATAAAAAATGGATCTTAGTAGAAACgcgctgaggaaaaaaaaaaaaaactaaccctAACTCAGGAAACGATAAGGAAAAATTAATTTCTAGAAGAAAAAGAACCAGAATGACAGACATTTTTGATGGTTTGGTCACATTAAACAACtggggatgaaaaaaaaaactgaccttAAATACACCGCAATGTTATgttatgattaaaaaacaaacaaaaaaaacactggtgcccaaaatgtaaaatttaaaaacaagtgCTTATGCACCCAACAGTGGAAAGAGATCATTGAAATAAGCaggtcagaaaaaaaagaaagatgagaAGACCGGATTCACGCCTGAACTTCAGAATCCGCTACGCCTTCTGGATCTTCATCGTTGTAGATGTTTTCCGCCTGTGGAAGAACCACAAAAATTATCTAAACGTGGAATGGACCATGCTGAGACGAACGCCGTTTCCCGTGAAGACTAATTACCATCTGCCAGACTTGCATGATGTTGTCCTCGGACACGGAGCAGATGACCCACGGCTCGTTGGGATTCCAAGAGAAGTCGGAGATTTTTGCCGTGTGTCCACCATGAATGAactaggggggaaaaaaatatacatatatatattttacaaactGCTCTGTAATAATGTGAGGTAATACAGCCAATGAAATAAGAGACCAGGAGCTCAGGGGGGCCGTCCTCCGCATCTTC from Stigmatopora argus isolate UIUO_Sarg chromosome 15, RoL_Sarg_1.0, whole genome shotgun sequence carries:
- the LOC144090087 gene encoding syncoilin-like, coding for MDDWLTEETSAEVIQFPEDIRQSVDDNLSKVDQPKMENVGEMLERCVLQVSRLETQREDLLREFLTLREPMTQAVDRLRGNLVENQRLLTLARMDHEDVLEKMQEVKRKLFKAARDGIRCQVTLAELEYQVAQDALTEEELKSQIQDLTEELLHLQESHRNRLHSLRDRTVEPFRPRAASDVGLCRQASVRLQRRLSVNVQNLESWYEPRLIALLKRRQFGEKALRASSEQGLSFRAQLEPLRQEVQRLEENKGQLELRINLKEQEREELIAQHKEAEEELKQELGKLALDIEIKKRQKKDLEALTNDILEEMAHLKSFLTFL